From a single Thermothielavioides terrestris NRRL 8126 chromosome 1, complete sequence genomic region:
- a CDS encoding glycosyltransferase family 2 protein (CAZy_ID 269909), with translation MESRPHRSPSPGHPLQHGYHLDDNPYGHHSQLDIPAGPGRYSPGDSLHIQTAQSVDNLGSYSVNPEAHHDAYYNQPYEPNHGQGYDQSHGQGYDPALGQGYDQSFYEDDRRPMLAHNDSHVGASDPYHDNPQPPTNNQPIRRWKTVKQVLLYRGNLVLDCPIPPKLLNQLPHGERDEFTHMRYSAATCDPSEFYENNFTLRQKLFSKPRHTELFIVVTMYNEDEILFARTMIGVFKNIEYMCKRTESKTWGKDAWKKIVVCVVSDGRAKINPRTRALLAGMGVYQEGIAKQQVNGKDVTAHIYEYTTQVGMVIKNDVVQLIPKQQPVQMLFCLKEKNQKKINSHRWFFQAFGRVLDPNICVLIDAGTKPGNTSIYHLWKAFDLEPMCAGACGEIKAMLGTGGKNLLNPLVATQNFEYKMSNILDKPLESAFGFISVLPGAFSAYRYIALQNDKNGQGPLEKYFAGEKLHGSDAGIFTANMYLAEDRILCFELVTKRNCHWILQYVKSATGETDVPDTVTELILQRRRWLNGSFFAAIYAIVHFYQFFRSDHSLFRKMAFFIEFVFNTVNMIFAWFAIGNFFLVFKILTTSLGDDTLLGNVGRILGVVFTWLYGVSLVTCFVLSMGNRPAGSGKYYMAMVIFWAVLFVYLMFAAIYIAVNAILTDLHTQSFTIDALFKNPVFYTLIISVMSTFGIWLIASLIMFDPWHMFTSLVQYMLLSPTYTNVLNVYAFCNTHDISWGTKGDDKPDKLPSVNTKDGQGKTDLPDEGDLNAQYERELQVFSRKPVKEVKAPTPAQLEEKQMDYYRGVRTVVVLIWMITNFALCAVVLSSAGVEKIVPNNGETNDEVQTQRANVYLSVVLWSVAGLSAFKFLGAMWFLVVRMFRGV, from the exons ATGGAGAGCCGCCCGCATAGGTCGCCCTCTCCAGGGCACCCACTGCAGCATGGCTACCACTTGGATGATAACCCGTACGGCCACCACTCGCAGCTGGACATACCGGCAGGCCCTGGGAGGTACAGCCCGGGCGACTCTCTACATATACAGACAGCA CAATCTGTAGATAACCTCGGGAGCTACTCGGTAAACCCCGAAGCGCATCACGATGCCTACTATAACCAGCCCTACGAGCCGAACCACGGTCAAGGGTACGATCAGAGCCATGGCCAAGGATACGACCCAGCGCTCGGTCAGGGATACGATCAGTCATTCTACGAGGACGACCGGCGGCCGATGTTGGCGCACAACGACTCTCACGTCGGCGCAAGCGACCCCTACCACGACAACCCGCAGCCGCCCACCAACAATCAGCCGATCAGGAGGTGGAAGACGGTGAAGCAGGTGCTCCTGTACCGCGGGAACTTGGTGCTGGACTGCCCAATTCCGCCAAAGCTGCTGAACCAGCTGCCCCACGGCGAGCGCGATGAGTTCACCCACATGCGGTATTCGGCCGCGACGTGCGACCCTTCGGAGTTCTACGAGAACAACTTCACGCTCAGGCAGAAGCTCTTCAGCAAGCCCCGGCACACGGAGCTGTTCATCGTGGTGACCATGTACAACGAGGACGAGATCCTGTTCGCCCGCACTATGATAGGCGTGTTCAAGAACATCGAGTACATGTGCAAGCGGACCGAGAGCAAGACGTGGGGCAAGGACGCCTGGAAGAAGATCGTCGTCTGCGTCGTCAGCGACGGTCGTGCCAAGATCAACCCCCGCACAAGGGCTCTGCTGGCCGGCATGGGCGTGTACCAAGAGGGTATCGCCAAGCAGCAGGTCAACGGCAAGGACGTCACGGCGCACATATACGAGTACACGACACAGGTCGGCATGGTCATCAAGAACGACGTGGTGCAGCTCATCCccaagcagcagccggtGCAGATGCTGTTCTGCCTCAAGGAGAAGAACCAGAAGAAGATCAACTCGCACCGCTGGTTCTTCCAAGCCTTCGGCCGCGTCCTGGACCCCAACATCTGCGTGCTGATCGACGCCGGCACGAAACCGGGCAACACCTCCATCTACCACCTGTGGAAGGCGTTCGACCTGGAGCCCATGTGCGCGGGCGCTTGCGGCGAGATCAAAGCTATGCTCGGAACTGGCGGGAAAAACCTCCTCAACCCTCTCGTTGCCACTCAAAATTTTGAATATAAGATGAGCAACATCCTGGACAAGCCGCTTGAATCGGCGTTCGGTTTCATCTCCGTCTTGCCCGGTGCCTTCTCCGCGTACCGGTACATCGCGCTCCAGAACGACAAGAACGGCCAGGGCCCGCTCGAGAAGTACTTCGCCGGCGAGAAGCTCCACGGCAGCGACGCGGGCATCTTCACGGCCAACATGTACCTCGCGGAGGACCGCATCCTCTGCTTCGAGCTCGTGACCAAGCGCAACTGCCACTGGATCCTGCAGTATGTCAAGTCGGCGACGGGCGAGACCGACGTGCCGGACACGGTGACCGAGCTGAtcctccagcgccgccgctggctgAACGgctccttcttcgccgccatCTACGCCATCGTCCACTTCTACCAGTTCTTCCGCTCGGACCACTCGCTCTTCCGCAAGATGGCCTTCTTCATCGAGTTCGTCTTCAACACGGTCAACATGATCTTCGCCTGGTTCGCGATCGGCAACTTCTTCCTGGTCTTCAAGATCTTGACCACCAGCCTGGGCGACGACACGCTCCTGGGCAACGTCGGGcgcatcctcggcgtcgtcttcACCTGGCTGTACGGCGTGTCCCTGGTGACCTGCTTCGTCTTGTCCATGGGCAACCGTCCGGCTGGGTCGGGGAAGTACTACATGGCCATGGTTATCTTCTGGGCGGTTCTGTTTGT CTACCTTATGTTCGCCGCCATCTACATCGCCGTCAACGCCATCCTCACGGACCTCCACACCCAGAGCTTCACAATTGACGCGCTCTTCAAGAACCCAGTCTTCTACACGCTCATCATCTCGGTCATGTCGACCTTCGGCATCTGGCTGATCGCGTCGCTGATCATGTTCGACCCGTGGCACATGTTCACCTCGCTGGTGCAGTACATGCTGCTGTCGCCGACCTACACCAACGTGCTCAACGTGTACGCCTTCTGCAACACGCACGACATCTCGTGGGGCACCAAGGGCGACGACAAGCCGGACAAGCTGCCGTCGGTCAACACCAAGGACGGGCAGGGCAAGACGGACCTGCCGGACGAGGGCGACCTGAACGCGCAGTACGAGCGCGAGCTGCAGGTCTTCAGCCGCAAGCCCGTCAAGGAGGTCAAGGCGCCCACGCCGGCCCAGCTCGAGGAGAAGCAGATGGACTACTACCGCGGCGTGCGCACCGTCGTCGTGCTCATCTGGATGATCACCAACTTTGCCCTCTGCGCCGTCGTGCTGtccagcgccggcgtcgagaagATCGTGCCCAACAACGGCGAGACCAACGACGAGGTCCAGACCCAGCGCGCCAACGTCTACCTGAGCGTCGTCCTCTGgtccgtcgccggcctgtcCGCCTTCAAGTTCCTCGGCGCCATGTGGTTCCTGGTCGTGCGGATGTTCAGGGGCGTGTAA